A genomic segment from Castor canadensis chromosome 1, mCasCan1.hap1v2, whole genome shotgun sequence encodes:
- the LOC109687277 gene encoding olfactory receptor 52H1-like, producing MSMMVAFNLSSLNAGFFILLGIPGLEQFHIWIGIPFFISYLVALAGNGVLFYLIFKERSLHEPMFFFLSMLAATDLILSNTCVPKTFSIFCLGPQEISFPGCLIQMFFLHYSFAMDSAILMAMAFDRYVAICFPLRYTTILTHQTITKIVMGIISRSFCIIFPCVFLLKRLPFCQTLIIPHTYCEHIGVARLACADISINIWYGLAVPIMTVTSDLILIGISYTLILRAVFNLPPNEARQKALSTCASHVGVILMFYTPAIFSVLVHRFGHNIPHSFHILFANLYVAIPPAINPIIYGAKTKQIRDKISLLLFPKGNL from the coding sequence ATGTCCATGATGGTCGCATTCAACTTGAGCAGCCTCAATGCAGGCTTCTTCATTCTACTGGGAATTCCAGGGCTGGAGCAGTTCCACATCTGGATCGGGATTCCCTTCTTTATTAGCTACCTTGTAGCCCTTGCAGGAAATGGTGTCcttttttaccttattttcaaggAGCGCAGCCTCCATGAGCCcatgttctttttcctctccatgCTGGCTGCTACAGATCTCATCCTATCTAATACATGTGTACCGAAAACATTCAGTATCTTCTGCTTGGGTCCTCAGGAAATCTCGTTTCCTGGATGTCTTATTCAGATGTTTTTTCTCCACTACAGCTTTGCCATGGATTCTGCTATCTTGATGGCCATGGCATTTGATCGCTATGTTGCTATTTGCTTCCCCCTAAGATATACCACCATTCTCACCCATCAGACTATTACTAAGATTGTGATGGGTATCATCAGTAGGAGCTTTTGTATCATCTTCCCTTGTGTGTTTCTATTAAAGCGACTGCCTTTCTGCCAAACACTCATCATTCCTCACACGTACTGTGAACACATAGGTGTTGCCAGGCTTGCCTGTGCTGACATCTCCATTAATATCTGGTATGGCCTTGCTGTACCTATCATGACTGTCACATCAGATCTGATCCTCATTGGGATTTCTTACACTCTCATCCTGCGTGCAGTCTTTAACCTTCCACCCAATGAAGCCCGCCAGAAAGCCCTTAGCACATGTGCTTCCCATGTTGGTGTCATTCTAATGTTCTATACTCCAGCCATATTCTCTGTCCTTGTCCACCGCTTTGGTCATAATATTCCTCACTCTTTTCATATACTGTTTGCCAACCTCTATGTGGCCATCCCTCCTGCAATCAATCCAATCATCTATGGTGCGAAGACCAAGCAGATTCGGGACAAAATCAGTCTTCTCTTATTCCCGAAAGGAAACTTGTGA